In Elephas maximus indicus isolate mEleMax1 chromosome 4, mEleMax1 primary haplotype, whole genome shotgun sequence, a genomic segment contains:
- the LOC126075178 gene encoding natural killer cells antigen CD94-like, which produces MAVFQTTPWRLISGILGGISLLLMAILAILLNNWQVSLAFSPGLIIELQEGSDCCSCPEKWIGYRCSCYLILNEEKTWAESRNFCASQNSSLLQLKSRDELDFLNYRRQFYWLGISYNEMHGTWLWEDGSAPSQDL; this is translated from the exons ATGGCAG tttttcagACCACTCCATGGAGGTTGATTTCTGGAATCTTAGGAGGAATAAGTCTTTTGCTGATGGCTATCTTGGCTATTTTATTGAATAATTGGCAAGTTTCTCTAG CATTCTCTCCAGGACTCATCATAGAACTCCAGGAAG gCTCTGACTGCTGTTCTTGTCCGGAAAAGTGGATTGGGTATCGGTGTAGCTGTTATCTCATTTTGAATGAAGAAAAAACTTGGGCAGAAAGTAGAAATTTCTGTGCTTCTCAGAATTCCAGTCTGCTTCAgctgaaaagcagagatgaatTG GATTTTTTGAACTACCGTCGACAGTTTTACTGGCTTGGGATCTCTTATAATGAAATGCATGGCACCTGGTTGTGGGAGGATGGCTCTGCTCCCTCCCAAGATCTGTAA